The Candidatus Phytoplasma asteris DNA segment ATATCGAGTATCATTATCATTATCGATATAAAATATCAAATATCACTCTTTAAATGAGTTAATATTTGTATAGGTTATTTTAAAAGTCAAACTGTTATAAAACTGTTAGTGAAGTGTTATAAAGTTGTTAGTGAAGTGTTATAAAGTTGTTAGTTTTCTTTTTTAATTAGATATTTATACATAGGATGTAATTTTTTCACCCGATAACCTTGTTTATCTTTTGTCAAAAAAGATTGAATGTATTTTAAATCTTCTTCTCGATAATAGATGATATTTAACCCTTTTTTATAGTTAGTTTTCATAGGATTATGGTATTTATCTCGCTTTTGAGGGTCTAATTGATATAATTGTAAAGTTTCTAATTGATTGACATCAATTTTCCCAATCAATTCTTTAAGCTTATTTTTAGTTTCATTTTGATAATTGATTTGAAATAGAGGATAGAGGTTTTTAAGGGGGTTATTTTGGCTTTTAAGAGGGGTTAAATCTGAAAGTAATAGTTTGCTATTACTAGAAGAGAAATTATCATTAATTAAGGTTAATTTCGTTTGTTTCATTTCTTCTAAGATTTGAGGGTCAACGAAGAGAGTTTGGTTTTTCGGGCGGTAATTGGCTTCTTGGTAGGTATTTTTCTTTTTAGAATGAGCGATAATAGTGAGATTGACCAAATCTTCTTTTAATATTTGTAAAAAGTTTTTAATTTGAGTTAAATCGTTAGGAGTGGTTTTCGTGTGCCAACCTCCAATTCTAATTTCTTGACTAATGTCGTTTTTCATCTTTTTTCTCCTTTTAAGATTGTTCGTTAGATAAAAAATAAAAACCCTAAATAGTTAAATTTATGGTATATTTACTTTTATGAGAGTGTATTAATGTTTTATATGTGTAGATGTTATATATTTTGGTGTAAAAAAATAATTTAATTAATTGCTTCTACTTTGTCTTCGCCAAAGAAATGAACCGCTAAATCAACGATGATTTTCTTTTGGGCCTCTTTATAACTGATGTATGGATCTAAAAAACATTTTTAGTAAGCTTCTTTTCCGTATTGACGTTAAATCATCGACATCTTTACAAGTTTGATCATAAGGGGGTAAAATGCGTCTAATTTCGTATAAAATTTTTGCTTCTTTAAGTTGTTCACCTAAGGCTTCACTGCGTTTTCCCCCTGTTTCGTCGTTATCTAAGGCGATAATGACTTTGATATTTTCTTTTTTGAGAATTTCTAATTGAGATTGGGACAGTAATTGGGCGACACAAATGAGACTGCCCTGTTCCAAAAGTTTAGACACTTTTGGAACAGTTCACTGAAACCGAATCATCCTCATCAGATTGCACACAAACAGGACCCATTCCTACAAAAATACCTCCTTTAAGAGCATTAGGATTGGAATGTTTCTTAGCAAAAACTTTAATATGCAACCACAATAACAAAAAAATACAAACAGCTACCAAAAAATAATTAAAATACCAAAATACCTTATTTTTAATTAAATATTGCTTTACTTTCGACAAAAAAGATTTTACCTTATTAAAAAAATTAATACAAATATCACTAATATCGCTAATCATAAGTCAAGTTAATTATCTCCTTTTATACGGTTTTATATGTTTTTTTATGTTTTGAAAATATCTTTATATTTTTAAATATACAATCATTTTAAATAACTATTAATAATTTTCTTTTTGCTATATTGCTATGTTGGTTTTCTTTTTTTCTTGTGTTTTTGGGTTGGTATTTATTTATAGATAAAAAAAATAGCATAACAACGACAACAAATAAATGGTTTTGTTAAATAGTTTTTAAAATAAAACTAAAATAGACAAAATGAAAAATTGGAAAAATAAACAAAAAAGTAAGTTAGGAAAAAATATAAAAAATAATTAAAAATCTAATAAATTAAAAATAAAACAGTTGTAAATATAAAAAAGATTGTGAAATGAAATAATAAATGAATAAATATTTAGATTTCCCAAAATAAGTAAAAAAATGCAAATAATGAAAATCAACATTAAAATAAAAAAATTAAATAAAATAAATTGATATTATAAATAAATGTTATAAAAATAGCCAATTGATAAATGGCTTTTGGGCTTTATTAAAATAGTATCATAATTATAAATAATTACTTACTAAACAAATGAATTTATATAATTATCTAATAATTAATTTATAAGACCGTATAATCGATAATTAATCATTGATAAAAAGATTTTGAATTTAATGTTTTTACGCAATTTATTGCTCCCTAAAGCTTTTTAATATCATATAAGCGATTGTTGGGGGTTTTGTTGTCATAATTATGATAAATGTATCAAAAAAGATAAATATTTTTGAAATTGTTTTTAAAATAAATGATTATTGTTATTTCTACAAATCATCAAAGTATTTATTACTAGATACTATACAATGATTTTTGTCTTTTTGCAAATATTAATTAATTAATTATGCAGTTTTAAGGGATATAAAAAAATAAAAAATATAAAGTAAACAAAATAAAAAAACCCATCAATTAAGACGGGTTTATTAGGGTATTAAATTGTAAAAAATTATATAAAAGATTTGTTTTTTGTAATGTAATTATTGATTATTATCACTAGGGGAAGTTGGTTGTGGAGTTGGAGTTTCTTCAGGTCTTTGAGTAAATTTTTTATCTTCTAATTTTATTTTGTATTCTTTTTTCTTATTTGATTGTGTTTCTTGAACTTCATCAATTGAAATTGTTGTTGTATAAAAATATTTACTTTCTTCAGCAACAAAAGCATCTTTTCCTAAATTTTGTGTAGCAAGTTTTTCACTTAAATGTTTCCATTGTAAATTAGGAGTTTTGTTATCTTTATCATTTGGATCTTCTTTATATTTTTCAATAATTTCTTTAGCTGCATTATAACTAGCTTGAATAATTGCATTAATTTCTTTAGCTTGAGTATCATTATCCAAACTAAAATCCATACTTTCCGAACCTAATGACATTCCAAACTCTTTTACCATTTTAGTAGCAATAGTACGCACCTTTTTCAAATCATCAAAACAACCAACACTAACACTAGTTTCAAATACTTCTTCAGCTGCATGTCCTGCCAAAGCAGTAATCATTTGTTTTAATAAATCTTGTTTAGTTAAAAGTTGATCGGCTTGTTCGCCTTCATTACTAGCAGAAAAAAAGATAGTATATCCTCCTGCTTGTCCTCTTGGTTTAGCAGTTACACGATGCACATCAAACCCTAGAGCATGAGCTACTATGGCATGTCCTAATTCATGATTAATAACTCTTTTTTTATCTGCTTTAGAGATACTTTGTTTTAATTCAGGACCCATTAAAATTAAATCCATAGCATCATAGATATGCAAAGGTGTAATTTTGTTTGGGGAATTAGTATCTTTGGATGCTATCTTTTTAGCTTCTTTCACTAAAGAATTAATATCTGCAGGAGTAAATTTAGATCCGTGCAAAGTTTTTGCCACTTGTTTTAATTCATCATCTGAAGGATAATTTGTTTTTTCAATGTTTTCGCGTTTCATAAAAGCTATAAGTAAGGCTTGGGTTGTTTTTAAATCTGGAGTGCCTAAATAAATGTGCTTCCCTAAACGCCCTTCTCTAATTAAGGCATCATCTAAAAAATCTTTACGATTAGTTGCTCCAATAACAATAGCTTGCGGAGTTTTTTCATCTGAATCTACTCCATCAAGTTGAGTTAACAAAGCATTAAGAGTACCTGAATGTTCTTGAGCGCTTTTTTCTTTGCTTCTTTCAGCTCCAATAGCATCAATTTCATCAATAAAGATAAAATAATAACTCTGTCCACGTTGTTTGGCAGTTTCTTGAGCTACTTTAAACAATCCTCTTACACGAGCTGCTCCAACTCCTATATATTTTTCGACAAAATCAGAGCCAGTAGTAACAAAAAAAGGAGCTTTACCTTTAACAGAACCCACTAAACATTTAGCTAAATAAGTTTTTCCTGTTCCTGGAGGACCGTACAATAAAACTCCTCTTGGTAAATCTTTACGAGGCAAAGGGTTCATTTCATTTGCATCATCATTTACTGCTGAAATATATTCTCTTAACTCGTCTTTGACTTCATCATATCCAGAAAAGCTATCAATATTAAGATTGCCTTTGGGTCTGTATTCTTTTTCTTGTGCCCACATAGTATCTTCTTGGGTGTCTTTTCCCATAGTCTTAGAAAAATTTTCAGATCCTTTAATTAAAACAAACAGAAAGAAAATCACCATAATATTTACAATAATAGTACTTACATTAGTAGCAATTGCAAAATAATTTTTAGGTTTTTTGGGCGGAATTGGATAATTTGGCGGATTTTGCGGTTGATTATCTGGTTCAGGATATTCAAATCTTTGCGGTTCCCATTTCATAATATACCTTCCTTTATATTTTTATATATTAATTAGTTAGTTTAATTGGGTTTATTTTTTTAGTGCATTTTTTTAGTGCATTTTTTTAGTAAATTAATTTGAAATGATAAAAAAATTCCAACATAAAATTTTAATGAAAATAAACAAATTGACAAATACCAAAAAATAAACATAATAAGAATCTTTATAATCATTTATCCAACAATTTTTAATTATTTGAATCAATATTTGCAAAAAATCATTTTACTATAATTTTCTTAACACATTTATTTTAACAAAATTTATAGATATTATAACAATATCAGCAAAAAAAGCACTTTTTATGATTGCAATTTATTAATTTTATGATAAGCTAAAATTAGCAATAAATAAATTTGAAATATTAAGAGATTTTGGTCCTTTTTGATTGTTTATTGTTGTAATTTTAATTACTCCTTTTTTATTTTGTTATAAATTGATTATTTTGCTTTATAATTATTTTATTGACTAACTTATTACATTTAGTTTATCGACTATTTTTTTATATTTGATAATTGCTAATTAAACAACAATTTACAACTTAAACTTATAAATTATAAACTTAATTACAAATTACAATTGCAATTGCGATTATAATTATAATTATTAACTTTATTTCTCCAAAAAAGATAGGTATCAAACCATGAAAACATTAATTATTTTAAAAGATTTAACCAAAGTATTTGACAATCAATTAATTTTAAGAGGCATAAATTTAGAAATTAAACAAAATGAATTTGTCACTTTATTAGGTCCTTCAGGTTGTGGAAAAACTACTATTTTACGTATTTTAGGCGGTTTTGAAAACCCTAGTAGCGGAGAGGTTTTATTTCAAGAAAAAAGCATTTTAAATGTAGCTGCTCACAAAAGACCAATTAATACTGTTTTTCAAAAATACGCTTTATTCCCTCATTTAAATGTCTTTGAAAATGTAGCTTTTGGCTTACGTTTAAAAGATTTTAACTCCAAGATTAAAGCTAATTTATCTCTTAATAAAACTCATTATCAAACTAACAAAGCCAATTTATCAAAAACTTTTCATCAAGAATTAACCAAAGATTTAACGCAAGAAAAAACTACCCAAATTACACATAACTTTAACAATCAAATTGAAACTTTAACCAAAGATTTTGAAACAAAACAAACTGCTCTTAAATGCAAAAAAATAAACAAGAAAGAGCAAGAAGAACAAATCCAAAAAGAAGTATTAAAATACCTTAAAATTATGGGTTTACAAGGACTTGAAAAAAGAACCATTGAACAATTATCAGGCGGACAACAACAACGAGTAGCAATCGCAAGAGCTTTAATTAACAAACCCCAAGTTTTATTACTTGATGAGCCTTTATCTAATCTAGATTTAAAATTAAAACAAGAAATGCAATACGAACTTAAAGAAATCCAAAAAAACTCAGGAATTACTTTTTTATTTGTCACTCACGACCAAGAAGAAGCATTTACTATGAGCGATAAAGTAGTTGTCATGAATCATGGCGAAATTCAACAAATAGGAAGTCCTGAAGATATTTACAACGAACCTGCTAATCGTTTTGTAGCTCAATTTGTAGGAGAATCCAACTTAATTAAAGGAGTGATGAAAGATGATTTTTTAGTTCATTTTGACAATCAAACTTTTAATTGTGTAGATAAGGGTTTTCGCAAAGAAGAAAATGTAGATATTGTTATTCGTCCCGAAGACATTGATATTGTCTCCCAAGGAAAAGGCTTAATTACGGGTATAGTACAATCAATTATTTTTAAAGGCGTTCACTGGGAAATTGATGTTAAAACTGCCCAAAGAACCTACACTATTCATACTACTGACCATGTTGAATTAAACAAACAAGTAGATATTACTTTTAATCCTGAAGATATTCATGTAATGGAGATTTGGTAATGAAAAAAACCTATACTTGCAAGGACAATCAAAAACTATACAGACTATTAATTTCGCCTTATTATATTATTTTATTAGGATTAATTATTTTACCTATGGGTTTTATTTTATTTGATTCTTTTCAAGATACTAACCAACAAAACGCATTTTTTGCAACCCGTTTTACTTTACAACACCATCAAGAATTTTTATCCAATCAATCATTTTTATACGTCCTTGCTAGATCAATTGCAATTTCTATTATTGTTACTTTTTGTGTCTTTATCATTGTCTATCCTCTAGCCTATATGATTTCTCGCCTCAAAATGAAATGGCAAAGCTTTCTTGTCATTCTCATCAATGGCACTATGTGGATTAATATGATTATCAAAACCCAAGCATTAGTCCAAATATTTCATTTATTACAAAAAACTTTTAATATCAATCTTTTAGAAACTAATTTTGCTATGATTGTAGGACTTATTTATTTATTTTTGCCATTTATGTTTTTGCCTATCTACACTGCAATTATCAAAATAAATCCCCAACTTATTCAAGCCTCCAAAGATCTAGGAGCAAACGAATGGCAAATATTGCAAAAAATTATTTGGCCCTTATCACTTTCAGGAGTACTTGCAGGCATTTGTCTTGTCTTTTTACAAACAGCAACTAATATTGTAGCTCCACGTTATCTCGGAGCAACTACCCAAATTACTATTGCTGAATTAATCGAAAACAAAGCTTTATTAAGTGGCGAAATCAAACAAGCTTGTGCAATTGCTATTCATCTTTCTTTAACAATGTTTTTGATTTTTCAAATGTTTAAAAAATTAAGTTTAGGAGAAAGCAAAGATGTCAATTAAATTATCTGGGGCAACCCCCCCCCAAACTGCTTCTACCAAAATCCCAAAAAAACCCAAAAAAACCATTACTAACACCTTATATATCATTTTAGTGTTAAGCTTTATTTATATTCCTATTTTATCTTTAATTATTTTTTCTTTTAACAAAAGCGAAGGCAGAATTGCATCTTTAGTTAATTGGCAAGGTTTTAGTTTTGAATGGTATTCTAAACTTTGGACTGACCAAACAGTTAAAACTGCTATCAAAATAACTTTATACATTGCTTGCCTAACTACTTTAATTTCTACTTTTTTAGGTACTTTTGCAGCTATTAGTCTTGCTCAAAGTCTTAACAAAAAATGGCGCAACATTGTTCTTAATGTAAGTAATTTTTCTATTGTTATTCCTGAAATTATTACTGCTTTAGCATTATTTGTTGTCTTTGGTTTTATGGGTTTGGAATCTGGTTTTTGGAAAATGCTTTTAGCCCACATATCTTTTTGCACTCCTTTTGTAGTTATTACTGTCTATCCTAAAGTAATAAATCTTGACCCTCATTCTTTAGAAGCAGCCTATGATTTAGGAGCAACCCCACTCAAAGCTTTAACCAAAGTAATACTACCTCAACTTAAAGGAGCTATGCTTTTAGGAGCCACTCTTGCTTTTAGTCTTTCTTTTGATGACTTTATGATTTCTTATTTTGTAGGTGGTTCTGAATGCCAAAATATTTCTGCTTATATCTACAGCCTCAAAGGAACTATTAACCCAACTGTAAATGCTTTATCTACTATTTTAATTATTATTGCTAGTTCTAAAATTATCCTTAATTTAATCAAATACAACAACCAAAAACAAAACCAAAGGAAAAATGCCAAAATAGAAGCAGAGGCAAATAACAATGAAAATGAAAGTATAAATGGAGCTACAACAATAACTACAAACAAAACCACAACCACTAACACAAAAACAAGCGCAAAGACAAACACCAATGAAAACGAATTTAATACCAAATGAAAAAGACAATTAAAACTGTAGCAACAACATTGCTTTTCATTTTAACAACAACTTTTGTTATTCTTATTATTCTTAATCTTAAAAACAAAAATATACTTCCCCAACACCAAGAAGAACAAACATTAACATTATTTAATTGGGGCGAATACTTAGAACCTAGCATTATTGAAAAGTTTGAAAAAGAAACTCACATCAAAGTTAAACAAGTTCTTTTTTCTTCTAACGAACTTGCAGTTACCAAAATTAAAAGTAAAAACCAATATGATCTAGCTATTTTAAGTGAATATGCAATTGATCAATTAAGACAAAGCAAAATGTTAGAAACAATAGATGATGGTGAATTAATAAAAGATGATAAACATTATTATGAATTAAACAAAGACCCCCAAGACAAACTCCCTTCTGAATTTAACAATTACGCCGTTCCTTATTTTTGGGGCAAAGTAGTTATTCTTTATAATAAAAACAAAATAACTCAAGATCAAATTAATGAACTCAAAGATCAAAATAAAGGTTTTAAATATTTAAAAGACACCAATTTAAAAGTAGCTTTATGCAATAACGCTCGCGACGGTTTAATGGTAGGTCTAAAAGCTACTAAAGGAAAAATTGCAAACCCTTCCCCATATGAATTAAATGAAGCCAAAAAATGGCTCTTAGAACTAAAACAACAAAAACCTAACTTAGCTTTTATAAACGACCAATTAATGGACCGCATGAAAAATAAAAATAACGAATACTATGATATAGTTATTGCTTATTCAGGAGATGCTAATTTTTTAAAAGAACAAAATAATAATCTAGATTATTTTTCACCTACAGAAGGAACCAACGTTTGGGTTGATGCTTTGGTAATGCCTAAAGGAAGCAAAAAAACCCTAGCTTATAAGTTCATCAATTTTTTAAGACAAAAAGAAAATTACAAAAACAATTTAGCTTTTACTAAATATAATTCTCCTTATGTTGGATTAGAAACTTTTCCAGGAATTCGCCAAATAGAAATCAAAGGTAACGATGAAGTTTACAAATACGACCAAACCACCCAAAAAACCATCAATACTTATTGGAACGACATTATTGCTTTTCCCAGCCAAAAAGATTATTGGCTATTTATCTTAAGTTTTTTCATTTTTTTAGCTATTTTTATCATATATTTCCATCATAAATTCAAAAATAAATTACGTTTAGACCAATTGCCCCAAAAAATAAAAACTTTAATATAATTTGTTCTAACCCCAAATATTAATCAATTAATATTCAAAAAACCAACTTTTAAGTTGGTTTTTCCTTTATAAATGAAACAATTAAAACTAATTTGGTATTCAATTAATTATTTTTTTCAATTTTTTTTATATAAAGATAAATTGCAATAATAAAAACAGCCAACAACAAAATAAATAATATATAGGCAAATATTTTTATATTGTAAATGTGTGTGTCATAAGTTTGAGATTTTAAATCACCCACATCAGCTACTTTATTATTGGTGTGGGGCAAATAAACTTTATTTTTTTGAGTATTTTTATCCACTAAAACATTTGTAATAGGCAATATTGGTTCTACATTACTACTTTTACCCCAAGTATAACGATGTTGCCAATCAACTACTTTATTATTTTCGGTACTTGTTTCTAAATAATGTCTTTGGGATGTTTGTCTACCATTTTTATCATAAGTAGCATCCCAAGTATCATAATGTTGCCAATCAACTACTTTATTATTTTCGGTACTTGTTTCTAAATAATGTCTTTTAGAAGTTTGCTTTTGGTTTGCATCATAAGTAGCATCCCAAGTATCATTATTTTTCCAATCCACTAATTTATCTTTTTCAGTACTTCCTTGCAAATAATGCCTTTCTAATAATTGATTACCATTTTTATCATAGGTTTTATCACAAGTATCATGATGTTTGTAATTAACTAATTTATTATTTTCGGTGCTTTGAGCTAAAAAATATCTTTTAGATGTTTGTCTACCATTTTTATCATAAGTAGCATCCCAAGTATCAGGATTTTGCCAATCAACTAATTTATTATTTTCGGTGCTTTGAGCTAAAAAATATCTTTTAGATGTTTGTCTACCATTTTTATCATAAGTAGCATCCCAAACATTATAATGCGTCCAATCAACTACTTTATTATCTTGCGTACTTTCTAATTTGTAATGTCTTTGTGCTATTTGATTTCCGTTGGTATCATAAATTGCATCATAAGTATCAGGATTTTGCCAATCAACTAATTTATTATCTTGCGTGCTTTCTTCTAAATATTTTCTTTTTTCTATAACTCCATTAGCTAAATTTTCTTTTAATGGATTATTTGCCCAAACTGTAATTATATTTCCTAATAATACAATAAAAATCCATAATGCCAATAACAACAAGCACACCTTAGCCAATAAAAAATGCTTGGGTTGTTCTAAATTATTCACTTTGTAAAAAAACTCTTTTCTAATATGGCAATTATAAATAATTCCAACTTGAAAAAATTGCTATTATTTATTTTAATTATACAATTATCTCTTATTTTGTTTTTTATAATTGTAATAGTATTAAATACTATGTAAAATTATTATATCGCAAAATAGATAAAAATATACTTAATTTTTATTAATATTTCTTTGTTGTAATGCTTTATAAATTATTATATATATTATTTTATTGTGGGATAAAACCTAAAACTGATAAACAAACTTCTTTTAAGTCTTGAACTTCAATTTGTGTGTGTTTGTTTCTACACATATTAATACAAGCATCATTAACAAGTGTTTCGATGGTACGATTAGAACGCTTCATAATGTCATTTTAAATTGCATCATTAACATTTTGGGTGAGATAATTTAGTGCATCATCAGAAATTGGGTTTTTACAGATATTTTTAACTAAGAATTTCATAAAGTCTTTGCGTGGTTCTTTTTCGAGGGTTTAACTTCAATTTTGTAAGTAAATCTTGATTTAATGGCATCATCCATTTTATCTAAATAATTTGTAGCTGCAATTAAAAATATGGGCTTAGTTGGGTTATTTTTTTCGCTAGTTAATTCTTCTTTGAAAGCCGTAACAGCTTCACTTTGTCCTTTATGATGCTCACGTATTTGTGTAAGATCAACAAAAACATCTTCACATTCATCAACAAAAATGATAGCACCACCGTGTTCATCAGCAATTTTTCTTGCACTATCAAATAAAGAATGTACTGCCTTTACACTTTCTCCTACATATTTTTGAGCAAAATCAGCACCAGTACATTTAGCAACATATTTAAAATTAGTATCTTTCATAAAACAATTAGCAAAAAAAGTTTTTCCAGTGCCAGGAACTCCATATAATAACATTCCTTTGGGGGGATCTATTTTACCTTTACCTTAAAACATTTTGGCATTTGTAACAAAATCTAGTACTTTTTGAGCTGCCAATTTTTCTTCTTTCATTCCAAATAAATCATCCATATATTTTTTGTTAGGATTAAAATTGTTTAATTCAAATTGAACTGGCGCATGGAATGCATCTATAACACTCCATTTGGGAGTTGAAGGTGATTTTTCAGATAAAGATGGAGTTTGTGTTATGGTAGGTGGATTGTTGTTGGTTGTGGTTGAAATTGAGGTCTAAAAGCTAAAATTAAAGCTATTGCAACTAAAGAAAAAGCAATTCAAGTAATAGCAGTTTCGATTTTAAATGATTTATTCAAAAAATTTAAATTGAGATCTTTTTCTTGATTATCCATAAGATAATTTCTCACTTTCGTTTTATTTTGTTATTTTTAAAAGTTAGTTGGTTGTCAATAAATCAAACAATTATATTGTTATATCAAATTTATAAATCACTATTTTTATAACTTGCCTAAAACTTTATAAATGAATTAGTTTTTATTTTAATGAATTGATTATCACAAACAAAACTTTTTTAACAATTAATAATTATTTGATTATCTCTATTATATCTCTTTCAAAAAAAATAAAACAAATTTAAATAAAACAAATAACAAACTAAATAATTCTATCAATAATCTCATAATTTTACTTATAAGTCATAAAAAACTAAATTTTTGCTCCCTTAACTTCTTTGTTTTATAAG contains these protein-coding regions:
- a CDS encoding phase variable surface lipoprotein, giving the protein MKNDISQEIRIGGWHTKTTPNDLTQIKNFLQILKEDLVNLTIIAHSKKKNTYQEANYRPKNQTLFVDPQILEEMKQTKLTLINDNFSSSNSKLLLSDLTPLKSQNNPLKNLYPLFQINYQNETKNKLKELIGKIDVNQLETLQLYQLDPQKRDKYHNPMKTNYKKGLNIIYYREEDLKYIQSFLTKDKQGYRVKKLHPMYKYLIKKEN
- a CDS encoding AAA family ATPase — translated: MKWEPQRFEYPEPDNQPQNPPNYPIPPKKPKNYFAIATNVSTIIVNIMVIFFLFVLIKGSENFSKTMGKDTQEDTMWAQEKEYRPKGNLNIDSFSGYDEVKDELREYISAVNDDANEMNPLPRKDLPRGVLLYGPPGTGKTYLAKCLVGSVKGKAPFFVTTGSDFVEKYIGVGAARVRGLFKVAQETAKQRGQSYYFIFIDEIDAIGAERSKEKSAQEHSGTLNALLTQLDGVDSDEKTPQAIVIGATNRKDFLDDALIREGRLGKHIYLGTPDLKTTQALLIAFMKRENIEKTNYPSDDELKQVAKTLHGSKFTPADINSLVKEAKKIASKDTNSPNKITPLHIYDAMDLILMGPELKQSISKADKKRVINHELGHAIVAHALGFDVHRVTAKPRGQAGGYTIFFSASNEGEQADQLLTKQDLLKQMITALAGHAAEEVFETSVSVGCFDDLKKVRTIATKMVKEFGMSLGSESMDFSLDNDTQAKEINAIIQASYNAAKEIIEKYKEDPNDKDNKTPNLQWKHLSEKLATQNLGKDAFVAEESKYFYTTTISIDEVQETQSNKKKEYKIKLEDKKFTQRPEETPTPQPTSPSDNNQ
- a CDS encoding ABC transporter ATP-binding protein, with amino-acid sequence MKTLIILKDLTKVFDNQLILRGINLEIKQNEFVTLLGPSGCGKTTILRILGGFENPSSGEVLFQEKSILNVAAHKRPINTVFQKYALFPHLNVFENVAFGLRLKDFNSKIKANLSLNKTHYQTNKANLSKTFHQELTKDLTQEKTTQITHNFNNQIETLTKDFETKQTALKCKKINKKEQEEQIQKEVLKYLKIMGLQGLEKRTIEQLSGGQQQRVAIARALINKPQVLLLDEPLSNLDLKLKQEMQYELKEIQKNSGITFLFVTHDQEEAFTMSDKVVVMNHGEIQQIGSPEDIYNEPANRFVAQFVGESNLIKGVMKDDFLVHFDNQTFNCVDKGFRKEENVDIVIRPEDIDIVSQGKGLITGIVQSIIFKGVHWEIDVKTAQRTYTIHTTDHVELNKQVDITFNPEDIHVMEIW
- a CDS encoding ABC transporter permease produces the protein MVMKKTYTCKDNQKLYRLLISPYYIILLGLIILPMGFILFDSFQDTNQQNAFFATRFTLQHHQEFLSNQSFLYVLARSIAISIIVTFCVFIIVYPLAYMISRLKMKWQSFLVILINGTMWINMIIKTQALVQIFHLLQKTFNINLLETNFAMIVGLIYLFLPFMFLPIYTAIIKINPQLIQASKDLGANEWQILQKIIWPLSLSGVLAGICLVFLQTATNIVAPRYLGATTQITIAELIENKALLSGEIKQACAIAIHLSLTMFLIFQMFKKLSLGESKDVN
- a CDS encoding ABC transporter permease; the encoded protein is MSIKLSGATPPQTASTKIPKKPKKTITNTLYIILVLSFIYIPILSLIIFSFNKSEGRIASLVNWQGFSFEWYSKLWTDQTVKTAIKITLYIACLTTLISTFLGTFAAISLAQSLNKKWRNIVLNVSNFSIVIPEIITALALFVVFGFMGLESGFWKMLLAHISFCTPFVVITVYPKVINLDPHSLEAAYDLGATPLKALTKVILPQLKGAMLLGATLAFSLSFDDFMISYFVGGSECQNISAYIYSLKGTINPTVNALSTILIIIASSKIILNLIKYNNQKQNQRKNAKIEAEANNNENESINGATTITTNKTTTTNTKTSAKTNTNENEFNTK
- a CDS encoding ABC transporter substrate-binding protein; translation: MKKTIKTVATTLLFILTTTFVILIILNLKNKNILPQHQEEQTLTLFNWGEYLEPSIIEKFEKETHIKVKQVLFSSNELAVTKIKSKNQYDLAILSEYAIDQLRQSKMLETIDDGELIKDDKHYYELNKDPQDKLPSEFNNYAVPYFWGKVVILYNKNKITQDQINELKDQNKGFKYLKDTNLKVALCNNARDGLMVGLKATKGKIANPSPYELNEAKKWLLELKQQKPNLAFINDQLMDRMKNKNNEYYDIVIAYSGDANFLKEQNNNLDYFSPTEGTNVWVDALVMPKGSKKTLAYKFINFLRQKENYKNNLAFTKYNSPYVGLETFPGIRQIEIKGNDEVYKYDQTTQKTINTYWNDIIAFPSQKDYWLFILSFFIFLAIFIIYFHHKFKNKLRLDQLPQKIKTLI
- a CDS encoding ATP-binding protein, which encodes MLLYGVPGTGKTFFANCFMKDTNFKYVAKCTGADFAQKYVGESVKAVHSLFDSARKIADEHGGAIIFVDECEDVFVDLTQIREHHKGQSEAVTAFKEELTSEKNNPTKPIFLIAATNYLDKMDDAIKSRFTYKIEVKPSKKNHAKTL